From a single Alkalihalophilus pseudofirmus genomic region:
- a CDS encoding GNAT family N-acetyltransferase — translation MTSYQIKKLELEDYYKCSNIWDMEKNPKMAKLFNDEIESGNRITFIYLENNEFIGEGSLVFINNDPDYTSTDKRIYLSRMIVKEEYRNRGIGSIIVDYLIDYAQNLGYEEITLGVDTDNLHARHLYEKKGFTTVLYLGEDEYGEYVKLLKKLK, via the coding sequence ATGACTTCCTATCAAATAAAGAAATTAGAACTCGAAGATTATTATAAGTGCAGCAATATTTGGGATATGGAAAAGAACCCGAAAATGGCTAAGCTGTTTAATGATGAAATAGAAAGTGGAAACAGAATTACTTTTATATACTTAGAAAATAACGAGTTTATAGGTGAAGGTTCGTTAGTTTTTATAAACAATGACCCAGATTATACAAGTACAGATAAACGAATTTATCTATCTCGAATGATTGTTAAAGAAGAATATCGCAATCGAGGAATAGGTAGTATTATTGTTGATTATTTGATTGATTATGCTCAAAATCTTGGATATGAGGAAATAACACTCGGAGTAGATACAGATAATTTACACGCAAGGCATCTATATGAAAAGAAAGGATTTACAACCGTATTATATCTTGGTGAAGATGAATATGGTGAATACGTAAAACTTCTAAAAAAATTAAAATAG
- a CDS encoding tyrosine-type recombinase/integrase, translated as MLLSQAWKTYESDKRIEGFSSQTLKAYQLQSCLLIRYFTDVAIESLSTNQLKEYLAASSEHLKPSSLAHRIRFMRSLFRWSHEEGHIPSNPAYKIKEPKVGKRIPKFLTEREIEHLREACKMPMEKALFEFMFSTGCRIGEIVSLNKNCINWSNRSAIVRGKGDKEREVYFNIKCDIWLKRYINIRQDKDPAIFVTDRSPHRMSIAQMRYIIKRISSRAGINKTIHPHQLRHSYATHLLNNGAPIDVIQSLLGHEKTETTRIYAQLSGQLRQDLYRKYF; from the coding sequence ATGCTCTTATCACAAGCGTGGAAAACCTATGAATCTGATAAACGAATTGAAGGTTTCTCTTCTCAAACGTTAAAAGCTTACCAGCTTCAATCATGCCTTCTTATCCGCTATTTTACTGATGTGGCAATTGAATCATTGTCTACAAATCAATTAAAGGAGTATTTAGCGGCATCAAGCGAACATTTAAAGCCGTCTAGCTTAGCCCATCGAATTCGATTCATGCGGTCCTTGTTTCGGTGGTCACATGAAGAGGGACACATTCCCTCAAACCCAGCTTATAAGATTAAGGAACCAAAAGTCGGGAAACGAATACCCAAGTTCCTTACAGAAAGAGAGATTGAACATCTTAGGGAAGCTTGTAAAATGCCAATGGAGAAAGCGCTGTTTGAGTTTATGTTCTCAACTGGCTGCCGTATTGGTGAAATTGTCTCTCTGAACAAGAATTGTATTAACTGGTCTAATCGTTCTGCTATTGTTAGAGGAAAAGGCGATAAAGAACGTGAGGTGTACTTTAACATCAAATGTGACATCTGGTTAAAACGATACATCAACATCCGCCAAGATAAGGACCCTGCGATCTTTGTTACAGATCGTTCACCTCATCGAATGAGCATCGCTCAAATGAGGTATATCATAAAACGTATTTCAAGCCGTGCAGGCATTAATAAAACCATACACCCTCATCAGCTTAGACACAGTTATGCCACTCATTTATTAAACAATGGAGCCCCTATTGATGTCATACAGAGTTTACTCGGCCATGAAAAAACGGAGACGACACGGATCTATGCCCAACTGAGTGGACAACTTAGACAAGACTTATATAGAAAATACTTTTAA
- a CDS encoding serine hydrolase domain-containing protein has product MKKIIAFVLTIFILFSGFATQSYALSDSKSAAIQSLLDDASRISGVPGMSISILADDEVFYFSSGYADREKGLSATENTLYELASVSKAFTGMGIMLLEEQGMLSMTDPVQKYLPWLTLKYQGKPVDMKRLTLNNFLHHTSGLTNFRHSQYIPQGDTPDMLQKTVEMLVDAELAFPPGEQYNYGTVNYDVLGLVIEIVSRQSYEEFMREQVFQPLGLHQTYVYKEDAQATGQLAQGYRSSFFMTTPFEAPDFAGNKPAGYIISNTKDMARWMGIQMGIVQDIPEMFHTLIEKSHRGDLSVSAVNNMYYAAGWTINADQTIIEHTGGNPNFTTKVAILLNERTAICLLSNGANTNLNLVLKVKDILDGNIPQSYEMSGTQLLDIILSSITIILCLLAVLLSLLGLHRRKTNERKPMKKKRIIVTVLFLITTIALCILCFAFDWSTILIWQTYSVLTALISSALLTASITWFVYTHR; this is encoded by the coding sequence ATGAAAAAGATTATAGCTTTTGTATTAACGATATTTATATTATTCTCAGGATTCGCAACACAAAGTTATGCGTTGTCAGATTCGAAATCTGCGGCAATACAATCTTTACTAGATGATGCCTCTCGTATATCAGGTGTACCGGGAATGTCAATCTCAATACTTGCAGATGATGAAGTGTTCTACTTTTCTTCAGGGTATGCTGACCGTGAAAAGGGGTTGTCTGCAACTGAAAATACACTCTATGAGTTAGCCTCGGTCAGTAAAGCTTTTACAGGTATGGGTATTATGCTGTTGGAAGAGCAAGGGATGCTCTCAATGACTGACCCTGTCCAAAAATATTTACCTTGGTTAACGTTAAAGTATCAAGGTAAACCCGTCGATATGAAAAGGCTTACACTAAATAACTTTCTTCACCATACCAGTGGTCTAACAAATTTTAGGCATAGTCAATATATTCCACAAGGCGACACTCCGGATATGTTGCAAAAGACTGTGGAAATGCTCGTAGATGCTGAATTGGCGTTCCCTCCCGGTGAACAGTATAACTATGGAACCGTTAATTATGACGTATTGGGTTTGGTTATTGAGATTGTGTCACGACAAAGCTATGAAGAATTTATGAGGGAACAGGTATTTCAGCCGTTAGGGCTTCACCAGACGTATGTTTATAAAGAAGATGCTCAAGCCACGGGACAGTTGGCGCAGGGTTACCGTTCTTCCTTTTTTATGACAACTCCATTCGAAGCTCCGGATTTTGCTGGGAATAAACCAGCAGGCTACATCATTTCTAATACAAAAGATATGGCGCGTTGGATGGGCATACAGATGGGTATTGTGCAGGACATACCCGAAATGTTTCACACGCTTATCGAAAAATCACACAGGGGTGATCTGTCTGTTTCGGCTGTCAACAATATGTATTATGCGGCAGGATGGACGATAAACGCCGACCAAACGATTATAGAACACACGGGGGGCAATCCAAATTTCACAACCAAAGTAGCCATACTGCTAAATGAACGAACTGCCATCTGCTTGCTGAGCAACGGCGCAAATACCAATCTAAACCTGGTACTAAAAGTTAAAGATATATTAGACGGCAATATACCTCAATCATATGAAATGAGCGGCACACAGCTTTTGGATATCATTTTGTCGTCTATCACTATTATTCTTTGCCTATTGGCCGTCCTGCTATCTCTCTTAGGATTACACAGAAGGAAAACGAATGAACGGAAGCCAATGAAAAAAAAGAGAATAATCGTAACAGTTCTTTTCCTGATTACTACGATTGCCTTGTGTATACTGTGCTTTGCTTTCGATTGGTCAACGATACTTATTTGGCAAACATATAGTGTTCTTACAGCTTTGATTTCGTCAGCATTATTAACAGCAAGCATTACATGGTTTGTATATACTCACAGATAA
- a CDS encoding IS110 family transposase: protein MNPVIGLDVSKGESQVQAFLDKGKPYRKSFSIKHNREGLETFLAFLQEVEQAAQGQPPSVVLESTGHYHLPVIQFLEDQKYVYIVINPLISHRAKSSSLRKVKTDAVDAYHLCELYYKEELEPYKKRGIQLLNLRNLTRQQETIAEVSANTKLQLHSLLDQVFPEYRGVFGSLYSKVSLLTLQAFPTSEAVLQVDESELVEKIASLCKSRSERWAIEKAQKLREAALRNPFQKNLYESHIFNLEMLTNIVLQYQEHLSNIATEIDALAKEIEEYQIIQSIPGIGEKIAATIISEIGEIDRFNHPKKLVAFAGVDPSVYSSGKFTASVNRITKRGSSRLRHALFMAVQCGIRDSRKQKTTDEIIARNKRLREFYDKKREEGKPFRVAVIACVNKLLHWIYALLKSKTPFQDVA, encoded by the coding sequence ATGAATCCAGTCATCGGTCTGGATGTCTCAAAAGGAGAAAGTCAGGTTCAAGCCTTCTTGGACAAGGGAAAGCCTTATCGTAAGAGTTTCAGTATTAAACATAATCGTGAGGGTCTCGAGACATTCTTGGCATTTCTTCAAGAAGTCGAACAAGCAGCACAAGGACAACCACCTTCTGTGGTTTTAGAGTCGACAGGTCATTATCATCTACCTGTGATTCAGTTTCTGGAGGACCAAAAGTATGTGTATATTGTCATCAACCCACTCATTTCGCATCGAGCGAAAAGTTCGAGCTTACGCAAGGTAAAAACAGATGCCGTTGATGCGTATCATTTGTGCGAGCTTTACTACAAGGAGGAGCTTGAACCCTATAAAAAACGAGGGATTCAACTCTTAAATCTTCGTAATTTAACCAGACAACAAGAGACGATCGCTGAAGTATCGGCGAATACGAAACTACAACTCCATTCCTTATTGGATCAGGTGTTTCCTGAATACAGAGGCGTATTTGGTAGTTTGTATTCGAAGGTATCGTTATTAACCCTGCAGGCTTTTCCAACTTCAGAGGCTGTCTTACAAGTGGATGAGTCTGAATTGGTCGAAAAGATCGCTTCGTTATGTAAAAGTCGTTCTGAGAGGTGGGCCATAGAAAAAGCACAAAAGCTGCGAGAGGCTGCCTTGCGTAACCCGTTTCAAAAGAATTTGTATGAGAGTCATATTTTTAATTTGGAGATGTTAACGAACATCGTTCTTCAATACCAAGAGCACCTATCCAACATCGCAACTGAAATAGATGCCCTTGCGAAAGAAATTGAAGAATATCAGATTATCCAATCTATTCCCGGAATTGGAGAAAAGATCGCCGCCACGATTATTTCTGAGATCGGTGAGATAGATCGGTTTAATCACCCAAAGAAGTTGGTTGCATTCGCTGGAGTCGACCCTAGTGTTTACTCTTCAGGAAAGTTTACAGCTTCCGTTAATCGGATAACTAAAAGAGGCTCTTCCAGACTGAGACATGCCTTATTTATGGCCGTTCAATGCGGGATTAGAGATTCTCGTAAGCAAAAGACAACCGACGAAATTATTGCACGGAACAAGAGACTCAGAGAGTTTTACGATAAAAAACGCGAAGAAGGTAAACCATTTAGAGTCGCTGTCATTGCTTGTGTCAATAAACTCTTACATTGGATTTATGCTTTACTGAAAAGCAAAACACCTTTCCAAGATGTAGCTTGA
- a CDS encoding YdbC family protein yields MIIKRISCIVKDDQREAFQEYQKQWGHLSKVKGFLGQIGGWSIKQPLTAWIYSFWENQVDYQQFMKGQHDQIFVNSGQENTYESIDVTLYDEKLKVPGSEDNILNILKDCQYIRVTLTQVKEDQLKNFIDMQKNVWNIGMIESEGMLGGTIAFLQRESNGFLVFTGWESACLHENYTQEIFPELFKTAKLQNYIFELTGEQFKVEEEWRVLSKECHLN; encoded by the coding sequence ATGATTATAAAGAGAATTTCATGTATTGTTAAAGATGATCAAAGAGAAGCATTTCAAGAATATCAAAAGCAATGGGGACATCTTAGTAAGGTAAAAGGTTTTTTAGGCCAAATTGGTGGATGGAGTATCAAACAACCATTAACTGCATGGATCTATTCTTTTTGGGAGAATCAAGTCGATTATCAACAGTTTATGAAAGGGCAACATGATCAAATCTTTGTCAATTCCGGCCAGGAAAACACTTATGAATCAATAGATGTGACATTATATGATGAGAAACTAAAGGTGCCAGGCTCAGAAGATAATATTCTTAATATTTTAAAAGATTGTCAATATATACGTGTGACATTGACACAAGTGAAAGAAGACCAACTTAAGAACTTTATAGATATGCAAAAAAATGTTTGGAATATAGGGATGATAGAGTCCGAAGGGATGCTTGGAGGAACAATCGCTTTCTTACAAAGGGAAAGTAATGGTTTTCTTGTGTTTACTGGTTGGGAGAGCGCATGTTTACACGAAAACTATACTCAAGAAATTTTTCCGGAATTATTTAAAACTGCAAAACTACAGAATTATATATTCGAACTTACAGGAGAACAATTCAAAGTTGAAGAAGAGTGGCGTGTCCTAAGTAAAGAATGTCATTTAAACTAA
- a CDS encoding RidA family protein: protein MQKITRKNPEFMPKPVGNYSHITRVPKGAGLFVTSGQIGTNMDGSVPSNLNDQITNTFSNMKKILESEGLTDENVIKVNIWATEEIDWDYLDSLWDELFGTAYPSMTVAYITALGLPELKVEIELWCAEV, encoded by the coding sequence ATGCAAAAAATCACTAGGAAAAACCCTGAGTTTATGCCAAAACCAGTGGGCAACTACAGTCATATCACTAGAGTGCCAAAAGGTGCGGGTTTATTTGTAACATCGGGACAAATAGGAACAAATATGGATGGAAGTGTTCCTTCAAATTTAAACGACCAAATCACAAATACTTTTTCAAACATGAAAAAGATTCTTGAATCAGAAGGCTTAACTGATGAGAACGTTATCAAGGTTAATATATGGGCCACTGAAGAAATCGATTGGGATTATTTAGATTCTCTGTGGGATGAGTTATTTGGAACTGCATACCCATCTATGACAGTTGCCTATATTACTGCATTAGGATTGCCTGAATTGAAAGTTGAAATTGAACTATGGTGTGCTGAAGTTTGA